Proteins encoded together in one Ammospiza nelsoni isolate bAmmNel1 chromosome Z, bAmmNel1.pri, whole genome shotgun sequence window:
- the RAD23B gene encoding UV excision repair protein RAD23 homolog B — protein sequence MQITLKTLQQQTFRIDIDPEETVKALKEKIESERGKDAFPVAGQKLIYAGKILNDETALKEYKIDEKNFVVVMVTKPKAAAGATQPSNATSTVGSTTAAPTAVAAPIPVPAPVPAPAPPPPAPDAVACEPAPVSAPKEEKPEEKPPEAPAAVSPSSIDSTTGDTSRSNLFEDAISALVTGQSYENMVTEIMSMGYEREQVIAALRASFNNPDRAVEYLLMGIPGDNQAVADPPQPPSTGASQSSAVAAAVATIPTTTSSLGGHPLEFLRNQPQFQQMRQIIQQNPSLLPALLQQIGRENPQLLQQISQHQEHFIHMLNEPVLESRQGLSGSDDGASTGGIGDAGNAHMNYIQVTPQEKEAIERLKALGFPEGLVIQAYFACEKNENLAANFLLQQNFDED from the exons GTGAAGGCTCTGAAAGAGAAGATTGAATCAGAAAGGGGGAAAGATGCCTTTCCAGTAGCTGGCCAAAAACTAATTTATGCAG GTAAAATCCTTAATGATGAAACTGCTCTTAAAGAATACAAGATAGATGAGAAGAACTTTGTGGTGGTTATGGTGACAAAG cccaaagcagcagctggagcgACTCAGCCATCAAATGCCACTTCCACTGTTGGCTCAACaactgcagctcccacagcagtTGCTGCACCAATCCCTgttcctgcccctgtgccagctcctgcccctccaccACCAGCACCAGATGCAGTGGCTTGTGAGCCAGCACCTGTGAGTGCTCCGAAAGAggagaagcctgaagaaaaacCACCTGAGGCACCAGCTGCTGTCAGTCCATCATCAATTGACAG TACAACAGGTGATACATCTCGATCAAATCTTTTTGAGGATGCTATAAGTGCACTTG TGACCGGGCAGTCCTATGAGAACATGGTGACTGAGATCATGTCCATGGGCTACGAGCGGGAGCAGGTGATTGCAGCACTGAGGGCCAGCTTCAACAACCCTGACAGAGCAGTGGAATACCTTCTGATG GGGATACCTGGAGATAATCAGGCTGTGGCTGACCCCCCTCAACCACCAAGCACTGGTGCATCTCAGTCttcagcagtggcagcagcagtagcaacCATACCCACGACTACTAGTTCACTAGGAG GACATCCACTTGAGTTTTTACGAAATCAGCCTCAGTTCCAGCAGATGAGACAAATTATCCAGCAAAATCCTTCTCTGTTGCCAGCATTGCTACAGCAAATTGGAAGGGAAAACCCCCAACTACTGCAG CAAATAAGCCAGCACCAGGAACATTTTATTCACATGTTGAATGAGCCAGTTCTAGAGTCTCGCCAAGGTTTAAGTGGCAGTGATGATGGTGCCAGCACTGGAGGAATAGGAGATGCTGGGAATGCTCATATGAACTACATTCAAGTAACACCTCAGGAAAAAGAAGCTATAGAAAGG ttAAAGGCATTAGGATTCCCTGAAGGACTTGTGATACAGGCGTATTTCGCATGCGAGAAGAATGAAAACCTGGCTGCCAACTTTCTTCTACAGCAGAACTTCGATGAAGACTGa